The genomic interval AAAGAAGACTAAATtgccagatttatttttaaaacattacaacACTGAAAGGAGCAACAAAATTCCATTAAAGaagtattattataaaaaaaataaactcataaaatctttatatgtccatgattttaaaattcttacaaaGCAAAATTTCTGATTAAGAAATACATACcatggaaaaaataatagaaaatttgcaaatttatacaaaagatctaaagaagaaaaaaaatcatattataccTTGTGACCTTtgagtaatttaaatatttatggtcCTCAAATAATTTATCTCGGCCAAAAGACAATCATCTACTCTAGTGTTCATACAATAATCTGTCCCTCCTTAAAATAGCATTGTGTTAAATAATTAtcataatattcatttttattattattattattcataattatCATTTAGTTgcaccaaaatttttaaaagttacttttctacaatgtcatattttattcaaaattaaaaacataatgccTTCCCCAAATAAACTTGCATGGGTTGAATATACATCAAAACCACCATACATATTTATGAAATGGGTTttagagaaaactgaaaattgaatgaatgaatcttcaTTAATAATGAACAAACATAAAAATCTCTATAATCCAGTTAATTGGAAGAGGAAAAGCTGGAAGATAGAGATTCTGCATCCAGCCTTATATCACAGACTTTCCTGAAGTATTAGCTGCCACTTTTCTCAATAGAAAATCAGCTTTGCAGCACTACTCCAGAAGAATGAGCCTCGTTAGATGGAGTATGTAGAGATGACACCAGGATGTAGGAGGCTTCTAATCTCCTCTTTGCCTCACTGCTGAGAAAGTTTGTTCCACATCTGTGAAAGCAGACACTGGTGACCAGAGACGGGAGATCTCTATTTGAAACCAGCAGAGGGCCTGTGGTCACCACCACTCCCATGATGGCCCTAAACAGTGAGCCAAGGGGCAACTGGGGCAGTGAAACTTCACACATACTCCTGAAGGTTAGTGCCATCTCATCTTTTAACAAGCTATCAAAGGTAGAAATTCAGGAAAGCTAGAGAAAAGCCTGCAGATGTCTCTGAAGACTAGTGACCTTTCAGGACAAAGTATTTAACTATATAGAACATAGATTCTCGACCATATGTGGATAATATGAAATTATAACCAGAGATATAAGAAATGCAGTCCACTTGATTTTCACCTATATGCTATTAGCATTTCTCACTAACAGTTTATCAGATAAGATCTCATACAAAGGTTTCATTGTAGATTATGCAAATAGAACAAGAATATGGATTCATAAACCAGTGATCAAAATACCACCTCATTGACAAactaacattttgaaaaatgatagTAACAGTACTTGAAACACTACaattacaggggaaaaaaatgggctTGAAATACTAAGAGATAAATagactacataaaaataatatatgaaatgtATAATTTGACAGACATGGTAGTTGATTTTACTTTGATTCTGATATGAACACTTCATTTGACTCTCATTTAGACAAATGTGGTGGGCTTACTAAACAAGACATTTTAATTTACAAGCTGAAGTAAtatcttataattttataatctCAATAGCAAAGCAAAAATGTCCTAGAATCATGTGAAAGCAGCTCGGTCATTAACAGGGATCTCAATCCTCCCTCATTTCTagcaaaaatgaatgaagaaggtTAGCTCATCCTGAGGTATATGATGCTATTCTCAACTGTAGTGTAGTTTCCACATTGTGTCGTGGTGGAAGCCAATATTAATCATCAAGTCTTGACAAGTCAATGACCAAGGTGGCCAGTTGCCACATAACCCCATATCACCTTGATTCTTTGATCAATATGAGTGAAGTAGAATAAAAGTTTttgaacataaaaattattttaagttccAAAAGATAGGTATATTTTCACATCTGAATCAAGCTCCCAAGTCAGCTAGACAATGGACTAATCATCTCTGAACTCATTGACCCCTTAATGATAAATCAACATCAACAATGTATCCAGTTATATTAACCAAGATGCTTTCATACACATCATCCTTAACTAAGAGcagttttatttaactttaaaatataaatcttccCAACAGAAATTTTAGAAACATAATAAAACTGACATTAGCAACATAAAATTCACTCTGTTTTTGAGTCAACACTGACCTTCTGTTCCAAAAGTAATGTGTTTGTAGGAATTGCTGCAAAAGCCTTGTAACTTGACTTGGTCTTGTATTGCTAGAATGGGTAACCAGAAAGCAAGAGTGGAGATGAAAAAGGGAAGAATATGACAATTTTAGACAGCTCTACCAAGTTAAATGACAGGTTATCAAATGAAGAAAAGAGTCATTATACTTGAACAACTTGCTtctgacaaaaagaaaattagcTCACATATTAATATGTTATTAGAATGAGAAGCAAAGAAATGCTACAGTAAAATATCAGCCTAGAGATCATAGGCAATTAAGTGCAACACAGTTTCACAACTTAAAAACATTCATTTCCACAGTTACATATAAATTTCTCATTAGCTGCATGCCCTCATAGGAGTACTGTTCTATAAATGAGCAAGGTTCTTTCTGTTGATCCTCAAAggaatatttcttctttatagtACCATAATTAACAAATAGTATAGCAGTAAATTTAATTGAGCTCTTGATACATTTTTGCATCATTCATAAAAACAGAGAtcataatacataaaattgaaCAACAGTTCTTAACAAGGtagtcaataattttaaaatatcagcaatATAACTTCATAATGGAGAAACAAGTAAAAGCCCCTGATcatttaagttcatttttttctacctCATCATCATCTCTTGTACTTTCTAATATAGTGATATtgataaagtaaattttaaaaacttcctaAATTTTAAGTAAAACTCAGTGTGATGTAGTTTAGTTTTGTGGATATTTGGAGAAGAGAGGTGAGTATAAGGAAGTTGTAGAAAGCAGGATAAAAAAAGCATAATCAAAAGCTCAATTTTGATATTACTCTGGGTCTCAAGCTGATTAAGTTCAAGGCTCCTATCTCTTCAAATGTCCTTGCTTTAGGCagcttcccagtggctcagagctAACTGGAAATTGGCACAAAGCTATAGGGTGTCTCAGTACCTTGGAAAGGAAACCAAAGAGTCTAATGAAGAAGACAGGACAGTACAACAAAATTAAACCTTGAGTTTATGAGCATAATTAAAGTAACCTTCATTAAACTGCTGGGATGAAGCTAAAAGGATGACACATTCACTCTTCTAGGAAGAAGCTAAAGTAAAAAGAAGTGCCAAACCTAGAGGAAGATGTCAGTGTCCAGCAAGAAACAgaacatattttctttgttcattttttaaattttctgtctaCTGTGTTAGATATAATGAAGAGAATTGAGCCATCTGATACCTGGGTGCCAGCTGGTTTGGCAAGGAAAACCACCTTATCCTGATAATCATGTTCACCCACACACATGCTCATCTCATACACTCCACATACACAAacaaatgtacatatttatatgtgcacaGATTCCTAAATTCACATGCACCCACATAgagacatacatatatacatactcgCACCTGTGCGAACACACACTCAGCAAAGCATGCAAAGATTTCAGAATCTGCATCCTTTTTTCCCATGAAATAAACTCTGAATGTTTACTTatgttctatttttctctttcatatagCTATTCTCCCTCATGAAGTTCTGATATTACTCTGGGTCTCAAGCTTCaattaaatactttaatttcTACCTTCTACCAGGTTCTCCACTCTTCCAAGTCCTGTACTCCCATCTCCTCCTACAAGAAGGACAATTGCTGAAGGATATCTCAGGTCCCTTCATGCCCTAAGACTTCACATTGAGCCTAAAATGCTGTGGTCTACCAGCAAAAAGGTATTTGAATAAGGATTGAAAAATTCAATGTCACCTCTTCATATAGGAGCAATAGGaactgacatttattattatttaattttatagaaatcCTATAATTAAAATCCATTAGGAAAAGCAGAGGCATGATCTCTGTCCAAGTACATCTTATTAAGTTTGATTTCTCATTGTAAACTGTGAGGATAatgatttttatgttatttaatgtactaatattatttaatgtttttattacgTGTGTCATTTTTAATCTTCATTCAAGTTACATACCAATGATAGTAAGTTCTTACTAGTGGGTTCTCCCAATTTGGTAGCTGTTAAACTGTCCTGAAAATCTGTTTGGATATGCACAGTTCAACCAGtggattcattcaacaaatatttattgagtaactaCTCTATGACATGCACTAGTCCTCTAAGATATATATAATCTTTCCTTTTCAATCTGAAAATCTTGATTATTGCTATAAAGGATACTTTTTGGATCCACTCTCTTTCCTTTGAGTTCTCTCAACAATATTGTTAAACCCAAACATGAAGTTCTTTATTCTAATTtggaatatatttctttttcagcattCCATAGCTTCCAATTTTATTAGTTTCcctatttgatttaaaaataaaagaaataatatgaagCCTTTTAGAAgggagattttatattttttctcattttattttcaacaaatcTGCCAGAGAACAAATGTTGAGCAAGAATTTGTTGacttgaaatatttaattaaagtgTTTAATTGAAGATTATAGCAAGATTCAGAGGATatgaaaaaacacaaattttagtTCTTTATCTATTGATCCAACCCTAGACTCACTTGGCTGATACCCATATTCCCCTCTACAAGCATGTGCTGTGCATACTTCAAACGTTATGATTTTTGAAGTCATCTTCCAATTTGATCCACAATGTTTGAATTCATGAACTTGGATCCCTGTTTTGTTTAGAGTttgttatgtgtgtgtttgtttgcttgtttttcctttgaaaactCTCTTCTGCAAGTTAAATTGTACAACCCcccaattaaaatgcaaatactcCCTATCCCAGATAAAAGGAAAACTTGACAATCATTGATTGACATTTGAGTGTGAATTATTACTAAAATCAGTTTAGCTGGAGAGAGGCCAAGGGAATGGGACAAGAACTGGTTAGTGTTAAGTCAGGTGACACAAATAGCAGACATGGAAGAATTGTGGAATATCAGGAGTCCTCAGAAAAGCACCAAGATCTTTTGAAGGGGGTGGAATAAAAGACAGTGAGATAAAAAGGAATTGAGAAAATATATAAGTCCAGCTGCTGTTTTATCATTTCATACAGTCTCTCAGACGATTGctaaatatttgttattcaaCCTACAAAATAACACAGAAATATTATCTTCACTTTCATAGCTATCACCTTCCAagccaccatcatcactatcctAGCTGATTGATTATAATAACCAAAGTCTCTCTACTTCCCCTCTCATCCTCTTACAGTCTACTCTTAACACAACAGCCAGGATTGTGTCACTTGTCCATTCAAAACTCTCCAATGGCTTTCTGTCTTCCTCAAAgtaaaaatcaaagaatgaaGAGTGTCTTACAAGATCCCACAGGGTCTGGTTCCCAGTTAGGTCTCCTTCTGACAACGTCCAAGTACTGTCACTCCTCAACTCCACATTgaccccagcctctgccctcagAACTttttcctcactctgctctcttaagGAACATCACTTCTTTGGATGTTGCTTTCTCAAAGATGATTGACTTATTATTTGGAGAgttattattgattgtttctcttCCACCATGGAATATAATAAGCTGGCATTGTTGCATGTTTTGCTTGTTGTAACTTGGAAAGATATATATTAGTTACTCattacatatttattgaatgaatgatttGTTTGAACCCAAACTAATTATTTTAGGTCATGAAGACACATCTCATATTGCTCATTTCCCAAATGCTTTGCAGTTCTGAAAAATGGAGACAGTCACATACTGACTGCTGCCACTAATTCATCAGTGTAACATAATTGAAAATTGTTTGATAAATGAATGATAGTTTAATAAACAGAATACCAGCTATGGAGACTAATGAAATATCTAAAGCTCCCAGCAATTTTCCTATACAAGTTATATGTCCAAATAATTTTGAGGCCAGGCCCATTACTGGAGGACCTCACAACTGGAAGAGATATTCAGACCTTTTACAAACCCCTTTTAGTGTGATTCTGATGTAATGGTCACTCCAGTTTATATTAAATACCATGATGACTTACTACAAGAAAAGtttaaattattgtataaatgaaggcaaaatatatttgGAACCCAAACACAACCCCTatgggtgaattttatgatatCCAGTCTTTgtcaagaggaaaaaatatgtcttagacaatataaatatTGATCAAATAGTAGCCTGAGCAACATTCAGATAAATCTCTATTCTGCCTAGGGCCataactcaaaacaaaataatattttaaaatcatatttgatGGAATCCAAGTAATCcagtaatccaagcaactcaggagaccaatgaggatcacaagttccaggacagcttcagcaacttagcaagaccctatctcagaataaaaaaataaaaacaaaaaggacttgGAATGTAACAGTGGCAAAACAACCTTGGGTTCAAGCTGcagtacaaacaacaacaacaacaacaaaaactacatcTGAAATTAACATAACAATTATATCATACTCATGCAAACAGATTCAAACTATAAGACCtatcaatgaaaatgaaacatcAAACATGCTCTTTTTCTGAATTTAGCTCAGCCTACTCTGgctgttccattttattttaatatcaaagGACAGTAGGGCCCAGACTTTGAACTAATATCCTTCAAGCATTTCTGTTTCAATTTGACGGCCATCTGTGTTCTAGTACCCATATCCTTTAGGAATCTGGGCACAAGTGTAGCTGATCTAAATCTGAAGCTCTTTGACTTCAAAAAGAGCTCTGTGCTTGGATTAGCACCACCCTGGAAGGAGCAAGTCAAGAAACAACTTAGGAAACCATAGAAATTCTTTGATTTCACAAAGCTTTTGTCTCTTTCTTCCTATCATTCTATAAAATAATCATGCCAATTTAAACAAAAGTCAAATGTCAAAAGAAACTAGGATAGGATTTATCTCTACCAGCatcaattttaatgattttttatacTTAAGGTATAATTCTTGAAAATAACGgtttgtaacaaaaaaaaaaatgttgactgaTTTTAGTCTAGAGAGATAATATAGCAAGAAGCAAGTAGGAAATAAAGATTAAAGGGAACAGTCTGCCTCAAAGAGCAACTGTTTTTTGCAATTATAAATTTAACCCATgattagaaacttttttttattcaaaaaaaatagatgaatgttTTTACTGGTGGTAGTTATAGTACTCActtatattttcatgttcatCAACTTTAGTGTATATTTCTATAACCTTAAATTTTCTTAacttggaaataaagaaaataaaacagaaagaaaaacctaGTGATTGAAATTCTTCCATGATGGGAGCAGGAAGGGAGTCAGGCGGGGGAAATAGGTCTTCAACACACCAGCCTTTAATTTATCAAAAGCCTTTATGGACTCCCTCTTCTGTGTCCAAAACAGGGCAAAACAGGAACAAAGCACAGTGAACCACAAATAGGAACACTTTGAAGAGGCTTATGGAGTAAAAACCACTTCTCACAAAGGTAATGAATAATTTATATGGCAGCAAGtcttaaaaaatgattttcaataaaTTCAGGAAATAATGATTAGATGGCCAGGATTTTTAATATACTGCAACGAATTTCATAATCACACATAGGTATTGAAAAGTCATTAAGGAAGTTCATTTCACCTCAAATAAATaggaattttaaatttagaatcatagaaaaagttaattttatccAATTCATTTGCTgtgaaagtttaaaatataaggACTTAgtcattaaaatacattttagtatGATACAAATTGAGAATTCTGGTCATTATTccataataatgatttttttcttcatgagaaTTATAAAGTAGGATAACTTGGTAATTAATATGAGTTACTTTTTGTAGCAATAATCATAGTAGCAAAAGAACAAGACTTCAAGAATTAGCAGActttaattaatataaatgttAGCTCTGTACCAGATATTTGACATAGACACTGAATTTCATTTCTTGGTGtatacaaataaagataaaaatattacctgtggttataaaaataagcaaaaagctATGCATTTTAatcaattataattattttatgtaactATTAGATAGTTCTAGACTCACAGAAAGCATTTAATAATTGTAGCTgtaattattattaccattattcaAATCTATTACAATTCAAATCTTGTATCTCCACATATAGTCTTCTGGGATTATCTTCTGTATATTTGGTCaggttgttttccatttctaaaatgCCAACTCCTTTCCTCTTCATTAAGCTAAATCCTAAACATTTCCAACAAGACTGACATCTATAATAACTTCCCTCACTAGCCATATCCTGTAATAATATTCCTGTTTTATTGAACTCAGTCAACAAttactttatttataatttaaattacaaaatgttAATTTGATTGCATACAACTTGCCGTCTGTATCCACGGGTTTTACAACAGATTAAATACATTTGGAAAcaattgtgtctgtactgaacatgtacagactttttaaTCCCATTTAAAATACAGTGTGATTGTCATTTACATAGTCTTTACCTTTtactaggtattataagtaatctagtgATGATTTAAAGTTTATAGGAAGATGTCTTAAGTTATAGGCAAATCccatgtcatttatttatttgtttgtttgtttgtttgtttatttattggtactggggattgaactcaggggtactagaccactgagtcacatctccagcactatttttgtattttatttagagacagcatcttaGGGCCACACTAACTTGATGAGGATGacttgaactagcaatcctcctatctcagcctctcaagcctctagaattacaggtatgcaccaccacactcagccatGTCATTTAATTtgagacttgagcatctgcagatttgggTTATCTCTAGTTGGTCCTGGAACCAAATCAAGCAGGAATAACTACTTGCTTTCTAGTTTTATTGTAGAATTAATAACTCTACATTGTGCATGTGTATTTTTTCTGctgaatgaaatttaatttttcaaattaaagtattatcttttttcccctttaaaaatcaTGTGTTCCAAAGAAAGCTAGTCCAGTGGTAGATATATAGTAGGTATTTAATGCATAATTCACATTATACCTAAATAAAAAATGCCCTTGGAGTCATACATAAAATGTTACCTTAAGAGGAGGTCAAATCAAAGGGATTTGCAGAAATAAGTAATTTTAGACAGGCCATAATTCATCTCTACATTCAAATTTACCAAATTATAGGATCTCCCCCCATACTTTCTCCACTTTTTTTCTCATAGGAGCAGAATAAATGTCATAACTATTGATCTTCCCCCTGAAAATCCATATTTTGAAATTAGCATgcaccatgcaaaaaaaaatataccTTGGGTTTCTTGTTTTCGGGGCCTGTTGACAGGGACAATGCACAAGGTGAAATCAGCTCCTTGGTTCTTGTTAGAGAGATGGGAAGTGATGGGGTTGAAACGGGTGCCATGTGGTTGGATTTTGTGCTTTCAGATTTCATCATTCTTGAAGGCAATGAACCACTGCCACAATTTGGGTGCAGTGTTGAGGGACTGAGCTGTGGTGCAGGGGCGGGCAGAGCAGCAGGTGGGACTGAGGAGGACCCCAAGCTGGGAAGAGAGGCACAGCCAGCACTGGAGAGAGCAGGTGAAGAAAGAGCTGAAGGATTCAGCCCCTGGCCTGATGGTTTATATGATGCTCTTTTGGATCTGTCTATCAGgtttgaaagggctggggatggatgGAAACATTTCTCTGGAGAGGAGGGCATGGTGCTGTGATTAATAGGTGGAGATACAGAAGATAATGCAGATGAGGCTAATGTAGaagggtgtgtgtatgtattcctGGGATTCTCTGAACCTCTGAGATCCCCATCCTGTTTGTTCTTTGAAGAAGAAAGTGAAGAGCTTGGTGGGACAGGAGGAAGATCTGCAAAACTAGAGGCATTGGTTTGCATTGTACCGCTCTTCAAAGAAGTAGGAGATGGTGTTTTCTCTACATTCATAGAAACAAGGCTGCTATTGACAGGTGTAGTAGGAGAGAGGGAGGACACCTGAGAGGTGGGAGTAGACTTGGTGAAGAAAGGGAGGTGGAAGGATTGCTGGGCCAGCTCAGAAACCTGGTGTTCTGCTTGTGCTGGAGACTGGGCTCTCAGGGAGCAACTTGAGAGAGATTTTTTAGGTGTGAGTGTGGTTTGCTTTACTTTTTGGTCAAGGGCGAGAGTGGAGGAGGCCAGGGAGTTGAGGGAGAAGGTGGGGCAGGATGCAGGGGACACAGGTCTTTGGTGAGAAGGGTTTGACTTGAGGATAGCAGTGAGAAGGGAAAGCCGAGAGGGCACCTGGGATTTCACCCCTGACTTTGAAAGATTTCCACTAGATGACATTTGGCTACAAACAGTAGAAGAGGAGCCATGGAAAGAGGAGGTAAATGGTTTCGGACTTGGAGAGAGTGAATGCATGACAATTCGCACTGGTATGTATGAGGCTGAATTCGACTTCAGGGAAGCACTGGAGGAAGGTGAAGGAGAAGTGGTTTTCAGGCTTTCTCTGGGACTAAGGACATTCGAGGTTAAAGGTGTCGTCTTCTTCAGAACTTCAGGTGCCAGTCCAGGGTTTTGATCTGCTGCACTTGGACTGGAGAGATTAGAACCTGGCAGTTGAGTGGAATGGGGAAACGGTAATGTCCACGAGGCGCCCTTCGATGCAGAAAAGGGTGAAGAGTGAGCAGTCGTTTGAAAATACGTAGCTGTTTCTTCTACCAGGGCCCCACTGACATCCAGCCTCCTAGTGTGGAACTCCTCTAGGACAGAGGCTCCATCGAGGTTAGCTGGGACAGGTGGTGTTTTCTGATTAGTTGGAGAAACAAAGGAGAAAGCAGGTGGTTTACAGGCAAGCTGCTCAGAGGTAGTGGGAGAAGAAGTTAACTAGAGGAGAGAAACAGACAGATTGAAATAGGACATTATTTGTGAAACTATCACAATATTCTTGTTACTGTGTCACTAAGCAAACAATCCTTCCACTAGTTTACACAAAAGGGGGTGCCTTACATCTTCATGAAAATGAAggaatttctgtttttctcatgaGGTCCTGCTacaaaataagatataataaaCTACGAAGATTTGTATCCAATACATGATTGATTTCCTGGTTTGAAAACCAGTGTAAAATTTTCTGTGtttccatttggaaaataattcattgaccatatctaaaatatttactttaatctGGAATTGTGTAATCTGGGAAGAAATAAGTCACCATCTGTATAAATTTCAAACTTcactttggaaaatgaaataaaatttttttccattggaaGTATATAAACCGTAATGTGAGGATAATGACTACaatcctaataataataataataatcacactTCAAGTGTTTAAAATTCTAGACATTTGGACTACTTAGCTCCTACATGTCATGAACCTGAAAACGTGCCCAGAATTCAAATGACAAAGCACCCAGAGCAATAAATTAAAAGAGTCAATGCAATGTCCAGAATAGAAAGAGAGCTCTAGATGATTCTGCCTAATTACTTGCCAGAATGAACACTTAAGAGGAACATTTAATGAACATTTAACAAATGATTTGGACTATGCTGGAAGGAATAGTCTCTCTTTGATATCAAAAGAAGCCAGAGTACTTATAAATATAATTCAACTGAAACAAGCAAGCAACCAATTCCATACCAAATAAAGATGCAATAAAAAACAATTCATGTTTTTCTAACAGAAGCTACAGAAAGCCTGTGAAATAACCAGTTGTATGTATTCTTGTGCTATTTTAAAAGTCACCCAGTACTTGAAGACAAGTAGGAATCATAAATGACTCCAAAATCTTGTAAAACGAGACTtctcttcaaaataaatttaattgtcAACctataagataaaaaaataaatatacatgtctAATAAAGAATTTGGATATCAATATCAATATCAGCTATTCAAATATTCAGATAGACGTATTGCATTAAGTACATAGGaagaaaatatgtatgaatatatcaattAAACAACAAAGTTTTGGTTTATAAATAGAGTAAAagatatttcttcattttgctttAGAGCATTTTAAGAAAGTGTCCATCAGCACTCAGACAAAGATATTTATGACATATAGTTTTGAACTCTAAAACTACTGAAAACTGACAAATTCGAATAAATTCAtcacaaactttttattttctgaggaaatagactaaaaatatttctttcttttgtgtgtgaaTCAATATGCATATTTGCAACACagcatttttacaaataaataatattttattaaattgacATAATCCAGAATGTCAGAAAATCAGTGTAATTGATAATCAAGCAGAATTCCATCAAATTGAGAAAGAAAGCTGAACAATTAATATGCATAAGTTTTACTTAGAAACAACTCTGTTTAGCCAGTGTTTATGTGACTGATTCACGAGATTAGGGAATATATTTATATCCAAATGTCAGCATAATTCTTGTGTCACCACAAGAAGTTACATAattacttgtatttgaatttgtaTTTAATGTTTAAGAAGTTATCTTCTTGGAATTAACAGTATATCCAGGGcctgtatgtttgtttgtttgtctgttttaatGGTGAATGAGAGGTCTTCTTCAATTGTTTCCACGATTGATCTCTCCTCACAGAAGGAATGGAGCCATTCCAAGGCTCTGAAGGTGTTTGCACATTGAGACATGCCTAGAATAACACAGTCTGGTAAcagattttgtaaataaatattgaCCACCACAAAAATCCTATCACCTTTCAGTCTGTTGTTTCCTAAGAACTTCAATGTATATGGAAAAAATCATTAATTCATCCTGATTATTTGCCAGAATGTCACTGTGTAGGATCATAGGTTCATAATTTTGAGGGGCTCATTCAGAGAAAAAACTTCCTAAGATTACAAATTTTAATTACCAATCATTCCATTATATTCAATGATATTACACTTAACATAAGTTACTCATAATGTTTCCATACTTTTAGATAATTAATTGACGAATAACTTCTGAAAGACTCTTAAAAGCCTAAGAATATTTATTATGCTTATGTTAATCTACATgcaatttcattatattttattccatATATTCTTAATTAgttataatatattcatttcCAACCTACAAATACACCATGATGTTATTCTaacttatacaaataaaaaagcatgacaccattgttttataaaatttctagGGGTGAAGTTTCATTTTATAATGGAAAAGACTCATTTCCCTGAGTTCCTCTCAcaaataagtttttcttttaaagaaagtgtCCACACATGGATAAATAATATCatat from Ictidomys tridecemlineatus isolate mIctTri1 chromosome 8, mIctTri1.hap1, whole genome shotgun sequence carries:
- the Mlip gene encoding muscular LMNA-interacting protein isoform X6; protein product: MLPEQGLLSDCGNNYFQMNSCILAGSIQTTPQVSSGDSEAKPLIFTFVPTVRRLPTHIQLTDTSKFLVKIPEEPSDKSPETVNRSNSNDYLTFNRGSQEERNQGTLTHPSEASGKSIQGRVLETNQPQGMQQSDLFKAEYVFIVDSEGEDEVTSRKGEQGPPGGTGNMAARPKSLAISSSLVSDVVRPKIRGTDLKSSSYSEISHGMASQQKHGQKTPPVPANLDGASVLEEFHTRRLDVSGALVEETATYFQTTAHSSPFSASKGASWTLPFPHSTQLPGSNLSSPSAADQNPGLAPEVLKKTTPLTSNVLSPRESLKTTSPSPSSSASLKSNSASYIPVRIVMHSLSPSPKPFTSSFHGSSSTVCSQMSSSGNLSKSGVKSQVPSRLSLLTAILKSNPSHQRPVSPASCPTFSLNSLASSTLALDQKVKQTTLTPKKSLSSCSLRAQSPAQAEHQVSELAQQSFHLPFFTKSTPTSQVSSLSPTTPVNSSLVSMNVEKTPSPTSLKSGTMQTNASSFADLPPVPPSSSLSSSKNKQDGDLRGSENPRNTYTHPSTLASSALSSVSPPINHSTMPSSPEKCFHPSPALSNLIDRSKRASYKPSGQGLNPSALSSPALSSAGCASLPSLGSSSVPPAALPAPAPQLSPSTLHPNCGSGSLPSRMMKSESTKSNHMAPVSTPSLPISLTRTKELISPCALSLSTGPENKKPKQYKTKSSYKAFAAIPTNTLLLEQKALDEPAKTENVSKDSTLDLPVETSTTLPKAAGRETKYANLSSPSSTVSESQLTKPGVIRPVPVKSKILLKKEEEVYEPNPFSKYLEDNSDLFSEQDVTVPHKPVSLHPLYQTKLYPPAKSLLQPQTLPHADCLTPGPFSHLSSFSLSDEQENSHTLLSHNAYNKLSHPMVAIPEHETLDSKEQ
- the Mlip gene encoding muscular LMNA-interacting protein isoform X5 produces the protein MLPEQGLLSDCGNNYFQMNSCILAGSIQTTPQVSSGDSEAKPLIFTFVPTVRRLPTHIQLTDTSKFLVKIPEEPSDKSPETVNRSNSNDYLTFNRGSQEERNQGTLTHPSEASGKSIQGRVLETNQPQGMQQSDLFKAEYVFIVDSEGEDEVTSRKGEQGPPGGTGNMAARPKSLAISSSLVSDVVRPKIRGTDLKSSSYSEISHGMASQQKHGQKTPPVPANLDGASVLEEFHTRRLDVSGALVEETATYFQTTAHSSPFSASKGASWTLPFPHSTQLPGSNLSSPSAADQNPGLAPEVLKKTTPLTSNVLSPRESLKTTSPSPSSSASLKSNSASYIPVRIVMHSLSPSPKPFTSSFHGSSSTVCSQMSSSGNLSKSGVKSQVPSRLSLLTAILKSNPSHQRPVSPASCPTFSLNSLASSTLALDQKVKQTTLTPKKSLSSCSLRAQSPAQAEHQVSELAQQSFHLPFFTKSTPTSQVSSLSPTTPVNSSLVSMNVEKTPSPTSLKSGTMQTNASSFADLPPVPPSSSLSSSKNKQDGDLRGSENPRNTYTHPSTLASSALSSVSPPINHSTMPSSPEKCFHPSPALSNLIDRSKRASYKPSGQGLNPSALSSPALSSAGCASLPSLGSSSVPPAALPAPAPQLSPSTLHPNCGSGSLPSRMMKSESTKSNHMAPVSTPSLPISLTRTKELISPCALSLSTGPENKKPKQYKTKSSYKAFAAIPTNTLLLEQKALDEPAKTENVSKDSTLDLPVEHSSDSPSRSPQTLLGSETIKTSTTLPKAAGRETKYANLSSPSSTVSESQLTKPGVIRPVPVKSKILLKKEEEVYEPNPFSKYLEDNSDLFSEQDVTVPHKPVSLHPLYQTKLYPPAKSLLQPQTLPHADCLTPGPFSHLSSFSLSDEQENSHTLLSHNAYNKLSHPMVAIPEHETLDSKEQ